The Metarhizium brunneum chromosome 5, complete sequence sequence ATGGCTTTGGGTCGCAAGCTTCCGATTCGTCCAAGCGGCGACGGCTTGATTCCGAATCAGACTCGGATGGAGATACTGGACCATCGGCCCCGAGTGCAGGACTGGTGAATGGCGTATCGAACGGCGACATCATGCAGGATTTTCAACCTGGTGCCATTGTGCGTGTGTCGGTTCAAAATTTCGTCACTTACGAAAAGGCAGAGTTCTTTCCGGGACCACATCTAAACATGGTCATCGGCCCCAACGGTACTGGCAAGAGCTCGCTCGTTTGCGCCATTTGTCTTGGTCTGGGCTATAGTCCGAAACACCTGGGACGCGCAGGATCCGTCAAGGAGTTTGTCAAGCACGGAAAGGACATAGCAACCATCGAGATCGAACTGCAGAAGAAGCCCAGGGACCGCAGCAACTACGTCATCAAAGTGCAGATCCGACGCGAACAAAACAGCCAAAAGTGGTGGTTGAACGGAAAAGAAACGAGCCATAAGAAAATACAGGAGCTGATGAAGTCAATGAAGATCCAGGTCGACAATTTGTGCCAGTTCCTGCCCCAGGACCGCGTCGTTGAATTCGCCGCCTGTACGCCCATTGACCTTCTCCACGAGACTCTTCGTGCTGCAGCTCCGGAAGAAATGCTCCTGTGGCAGAGCCAGCTGCAAGAAATGcacaaggaaaagaaggggTTGGCCGACGCCGTCCACTCTGATGTCGATGCACTGAGAATCTTGGAGAATCGCCAGCAAGGTCTTCAAGCAGATGTGGATAGAATCCgcgaaagagaagaaatCCAAGAAAAAGTCGAGAACCTGCAGTCAGCCTTGGTCTTCGCCAACTACTCAGAAGCACGAGAAAACCACAGCAAAGCTAGAGACCGGAAGAAGGAGGCAGAACGAACCTTGCAGCGGCTAGAGTCCGAAAGCGGACCATCCCTTGAGGCTGTCAATATGAAACAAGAATATGCTCAGCAAGTACGGGCTGTAGTACCAGCCAAGGAGAGGGCCCTCAAAGATGCCGAGAATGCTGTACAGAGTGCTGCCCGCGACATCCACGGCGCGGCGGAATTGGTCAAAGAAATGAACAACAGGCTAGAGGCTGAGCGGAAAGGGTTCGAATCGAAAAAAAAGGACCTGGCCGCTTCAAGGTCGAAAATCACAGCGTTTCAGGCGGATCTCAAGAACAGGCCAACCGACTTCAACGCTGCTGATTGGAACCAGAAAATCCGTGCCGAGGAACACAACTTGAGAGAGATGGAGGGAGAGCAACGCCAGGTGTCAGCAGACAGAGATGCGACCAAAGAGCGGGTAAGGCCTATGAACGTCGACATTCGCAAAATCAAGACGGATATCGATGCTTTCGATACTCAGCAGGGTCAGCAAATGTCCCTTATGCGCAAGCAGTTCCCCGAAGCCTCAAATGGCTGGGAATGGATAAAGGAACACCAAAATGAATTTGAGAAGGAGGTATTCGGGCCTCCAATGATCAGCTGTTCCATGAAGGATGAGCGGTACGCGGACCAAGTACAGGCTCTCCTCCAAATGGACGACCTACTATGCTTTACCGCGCAGACAAAAAATGACTACAAGAAGCTTACTGACCAGCTGTATCGAGTAATGAGTTTGTCGGTTGTGGTTCGAACCTGTTCAAACCCTCTATCTGCATTCAAAGCTCCTGTTGATCGTGCTCAAATGGCCGAGCTTGGATTAGATGGATTTGCCATTGACTATCTAGATGGACCGGAGCCCGTGTTGGCGATGCTTTGCTCGGAGAAGCGACTACACATGTCGGGGGTTTCTCTCAATGACCACAATGAGCAAGCTTACGACAGGCTCATCAACAATGGCAAAATCAACCAATGGGCAGCTGGAAGACAATCATTCACGATCCGCCGTCGCAGAGAATACGGTCCCcaggccatgacgacgatTACTAAGAACATTCAGAAGGGACGATTTTGGACGTCGCAGCCGGTAGACATGCAAGAGAAGAGGGAAATGGAGCGACGACTAACGGAATTACAAGGCGAGAAAGGTGCACTCAAAGAAGAGCATGACAGGCTCCAACAGAAACTCGACACCATTGAGGAGCAGAAGAAAGAGATTTCTGAGAAGATTGTGGGTGTTTTACATTGAATTCTTGTCTTGCAGAACTGCCAACTGACTCGTCACACAGACCGCATTACGGAATGAGAAGAGCGCGTTGCAAAAAGAGTTCCAAAAGTGGCAGAGCCTACCCGTGAAGATAGGTATGCTACGAATGAACTACCCTGGTacaaaataaaacctaaCAGCCTGAGAAGAATCAGAAGAGCGGCAAAAAGCCATGCACGAGGAAGCCATGAGAGACGCTAGAAAGAACATGCAGGAGATTCAGTATGAATGGGACAAGGCGGTTCTTGAACGCGCAAAGCTCGTTATAAAACACAAGAAGCTCACCGACAAGATCCGCGAAGCACACCTGGCTCTAATCGAGGCAAAAATCTGGCTCATCGAAGCGAATTCCGATGTTGAGGGCCTCAAGGAGCGCAATGCTAGTATCATGGCCcagctggaggaggagaggcggAACGTACAGGTAGCTACAGAGGAGACAAATCGCACCAAGGAAATTGGGCGCCGACTGGGCGAAGATGTTAGGGAACTCATCTCCAGGGATCCGGACAGACGCGACTTGTATACGCAACTCGCTGAAGGCAAGTCACCTCATGAAGTTGAGCTGGAAATGGCAgccgaggaagccaagcTTGAGCTCATCCACGCCGCCAACCCGAATGTGATTCGAGAGTTTGAACGTCGCGCGGAGGAAATCACCCGACTGAAGCACAAGATGGAGGGGGCCAACGAGAAGCTCGAGACACTGAACAGGCAGCTTGCGCGGGTAATGAGCAAATGGGAGCCCAAGCTGGAAGAGCTCGTGTCCCAAATCAACGACGCCTTTGCGTACAACTTTGAGCAGATCAGCTGCGCGGGCGAGGTGCGCGTGCACAAGGAAGAGGACTTTTCACAGTGGGCTCTCGACATCATGGTCAAGTTTCGGTAAGTAGCCACGGCCCTAGCCGGTCGACTGTTGAGAGCGGACAGAGCACCTAATCAGGTTTGGCAGGGAAAACGAAGCGCTGCAGCAACTGACGGCACATCGCCAATCCGGCGGCGAACGAGCCGTGTCGACGATTTTCTATCTCATGGCGCTCCAGTCTCTGGCGCAATCGCCGTTTCGCGTGGTGGACGAGATCAACCAGGGCATGGATCCTCGCAACGAACGCATGGTTCACGAGCGCATGGTGGAGATTGCGTGCCGCGAACACACGAGCCAGTATTTTCTGATCACGCCCAAGCTGCTCACTGGGTTGCGGTACGATCCCAAGATGAGGGTGCTGTGTATCGCGAGCGGAGAGTACATGCCCAAGGAGGGGAGGAAGGTGGACTTTGCGCGATGTTTGAAGATTCAGAAGAGGCTGATGGCTGCTGGATGATTGTATTTGATTGGTATGGTGCTTAGGTAGGCAAGGGATGGGGGAGGACATGGCGTTTGGGAACGGGAAGACAATGGTATATGAATGATGAGAAGGCCGAAGGGGTGAGTATATGTAATCATGGTCAGAGCGACTTGGTGCAAGCATTGGCTTTTCAGACTCGCATGACAAGCGTGTGAGGTGTATAATGGCCGTTTGGAATATACAGTTCCTCCTTTCTTTGCAAGacttgccatcattgatgggTACGTACGTACGTTTAGATTCGTGCACTTATACTATGGTGGTCAGATGTCGTCGCAGGTCGTGGCACGATTTTCAATCTGGCCGGTGTTTATTTCCCTCCTTTGAACCTCTTTTCTAATCAGGCCCCCGTCTTCTGCGGCGCAGCAAAACAAGTAGAGACATGCACCGTGCATGCGTTTATGCAGACGCTCCTCTGACATTTTCAGCCTTTCTCCCGCGCCTTGCTTGCTCCCTGGACGGAATCCCCGCCGCCAGGTACTCGTCGTTGACGATGAGGCTACAGCCAGATAATGTGGTAGTAGTCCGTTGGGAATAAGTTGtacctaatataatacttgaTATAAAGCACTGGCAAAGTATTGCCCTGACCACTTAGCTGAAGTGTCTTGATTGAAAGTTGCactttaataattagctGTATTAATCCTATTAAATGTGCAAAGGTGCAGAGCATTTGTGATTTAATACAAATTTGCCGCATTGTCTTTGATGGGTAAACCGGAGGTTTAGTACTTCCATCGCTGGCAACTAGTACGTATAGTTAAGCCATGGTTTAATTGAGAATACAACGTTTTGTGCATAAATAAATTTGTGTACTTATAGACATTGTACTAAATTTGCATTGCGCGACGCTAGTATACAATCATCATTTTCTTACTAGAGCTTCTCGAATGTCGGTGCCTTCTTCGACATTAACGCCTTGATAGCGTCAGGAACGTCCTTTGTTTGAACCACTGCCGTATTATAAGCCAGCTGGTACTGAAGCCCTAATCAAATTATTTCACATCAGCGCTCTTTTCTATAAACGGAAGCACCGGAAGCAGGCCTGATACGTACCTTCTGCAACAGTGCGACCTCGACTGTAATCCAGGAAATGTTTGACCGCCTGCACGGCCACCGGGCTCTTTCCGCCCAGGCTTCTCGCGACCCTGAATGCTTCCACAAGAGCATCTTGCTTTGTCGGGAGGACGCTGCCCACAAATCCAACACGGTAGGCCTCATCCGCGCCGAAATTCCTGCCCGTCATGGCTACTTCCTTGACCCAGGTATACGAGCCTACGACCTTGGGTAGACGCGCCAGAATCCCAATATCAGAGGCGATGCCGAGGTCGACCTCTTTCACGCAGAAGACCGTGTCTTTGGAGCATATGCGAATATCGGCAGCCGAGCAGATGTCGGCTGTCACTCCGAGCGCAAAGCCATGCAGCACACAGATGACAGCTGGATGGATTGTATCCTGTTAGCGAAATCCTACAGTTGAGCGCTTTTTTCTCAACTGGTAAAAGCGACCGGATACTAGGTATTGCAGGAAAAGGATGCGTACGTTTCTCACACTTCTCAATACTCGTGATACAATCCTGAAACTCGATTCCGAACCGTCGAAGGGCAGCTGCTCGTCTGGCGGGGTCCGCGTACTCCTCTGGCCGCGGAACGAAGGGTGAACCTTCCTTGGCAACCCATTTAAGATCTATGCCGACGGAAAATGCTTTTTCGCCG is a genomic window containing:
- the smc5 gene encoding Structural maintenance of chromosomes protein 5, which gives rise to MPRLTSRRRRRSDTGDAEDSGDVWNGFGSQASDSSKRRRLDSESDSDGDTGPSAPSAGLVNGVSNGDIMQDFQPGAIVRVSVQNFVTYEKAEFFPGPHLNMVIGPNGTGKSSLVCAICLGLGYSPKHLGRAGSVKEFVKHGKDIATIEIELQKKPRDRSNYVIKVQIRREQNSQKWWLNGKETSHKKIQELMKSMKIQVDNLCQFLPQDRVVEFAACTPIDLLHETLRAAAPEEMLLWQSQLQEMHKEKKGLADAVHSDVDALRILENRQQGLQADVDRIREREEIQEKVENLQSALVFANYSEARENHSKARDRKKEAERTLQRLESESGPSLEAVNMKQEYAQQVRAVVPAKERALKDAENAVQSAARDIHGAAELVKEMNNRLEAERKGFESKKKDLAASRSKITAFQADLKNRPTDFNAADWNQKIRAEEHNLREMEGEQRQVSADRDATKERVRPMNVDIRKIKTDIDAFDTQQGQQMSLMRKQFPEASNGWEWIKEHQNEFEKEVFGPPMISCSMKDERYADQVQALLQMDDLLCFTAQTKNDYKKLTDQLYRVMSLSVVVRTCSNPLSAFKAPVDRAQMAELGLDGFAIDYLDGPEPVLAMLCSEKRLHMSGVSLNDHNEQAYDRLINNGKINQWAAGRQSFTIRRRREYGPQAMTTITKNIQKGRFWTSQPVDMQEKREMERRLTELQGEKGALKEEHDRLQQKLDTIEEQKKEISEKITALRNEKSALQKEFQKWQSLPVKIESEERQKAMHEEAMRDARKNMQEIQYEWDKAVLERAKLVIKHKKLTDKIREAHLALIEAKIWLIEANSDVEGLKERNASIMAQLEEERRNVQVATEETNRTKEIGRRLGEDVRELISRDPDRRDLYTQLAEGKSPHEVELEMAAEEAKLELIHAANPNVIREFERRAEEITRLKHKMEGANEKLETLNRQLARVMSKWEPKLEELVSQINDAFAYNFEQISCAGEVRVHKEEDFSQWALDIMVKFRENEALQQLTAHRQSGGERAVSTIFYLMALQSLAQSPFRVVDEINQGMDPRNERMVHERMVEIACREHTSQYFLITPKLLTGLRYDPKMRVLCIASGEYMPKEGRKVDFARCLKIQKRLMAAG
- the Ech1_1 gene encoding Delta(3,5)-Delta(2,4)-dienoyl-CoA isomerase; its protein translation is MGENGYTHFRVTVPEPWVAHVEINRPDKLNALSQEVWLELRSVFDRLSVDPSVRAVVFSGSGEKAFSVGIDLKWVAKEGSPFVPRPEEYADPARRAAALRRFGIEFQDCITSIEKCEKPVICVLHGFALGVTADICSAADIRICSKDTVFCVKEVDLGIASDIGILARLPKVVGSYTWVKEVAMTGRNFGADEAYRVGFVGSVLPTKQDALVEAFRVARSLGGKSPVAVQAVKHFLDYSRGRTVAEGLQYQLAYNTAVVQTKDVPDAIKALMSKKAPTFEKL